In the Streptomyces coeruleoprunus genome, CTGCCGGTGCGCCCGGCCTGGTCCCGTGCGGGCGGGCCCTCGGGTCTGGCCCGGGTGCCGTGTGGGGCGTGCGGGCGTGCCGACGTGCAGGCGAGGCCGTCAGGCGCCGCGCCGCCCCGGTCAGCGTGAGCGGGAGTGGCCGAACAGGATCCGGTAGGCGATCAGCAGCACCAGCGACCCCCCGATCGCCGCCAGCCACGTGGCACCGTCGAAGAACTCGTTGGTGATGGGCCGGTCCAGGAACCGCGCGGATATCCAGCCGCCCGTGAAGGCGCCCGCGATGCCGATGAGCGTGGTGCCGATCAGCCCGCCGGGGT is a window encoding:
- a CDS encoding GlsB/YeaQ/YmgE family stress response membrane protein, coding for MTFIGWIVLGLLAGVIAKVLLPGRDPGGLIGTTLIGIAGAFTGGWISARFLDRPITNEFFDGATWLAAIGGSLVLLIAYRILFGHSRSR